The DNA region ATCCCGGCCCCCGTCCAGCCCCAGCGCGTTCACCACGGCGTCGAGCACCCACGAGATCACCGTCAGGATCAGCGCCCCGATGATCGCGGCCCCGAGGCCCGCCACGTTCAGCGCCGTCACCGCCGCCACGATCCACAGCACCACCCCGTTCACCACCAGCGTGAACAGCCCCAGCGTGAGGAGGTTGACCGGCAGGCTCAGCAGCAGCAGCACGGGCCGGATGAGCGCGTTCACGATGCCCAGCACGAGGGCGGCGAGGATGACAGCACCCGCGCCCGCCCCCGGCGCGAACGTCACGCCCGCGTACACCCGCGTCACGAGGTACAGCGCCAGCGCGTTCACGAGCAGTCGAATCAGGAAGCCCATAGGGAGAGGATAGGGGTTGAGGGACGCAGAAGGCGGGGGTGTCAGAGATGAGGTGCAGGGGTTTCCCCTCGCTACAGTGAACCCTGTGGCCGCCCCCATTCAATCTCCTCTGACTCCAGCCCAGGTGCGTGTTCTGGCTGAACGTCATGGTGTGGCTTTCGCGCCGCCCGTTTCTTCGCCCCTGTCTGGAGGTGCCAGCACGGTCTACCTCTTGAACCCCGAAGTCGTGCTGCGTGTTCCCCGCGCCGATCTGGAACACAGCGCGAGCTTTGAGCGGGAACGGCTTGTCATCTCCCTGGCACGGCAGGCGGGCGTGCGGACCCCGGCGCTGTTGGCTTTCGGCACGCTGCCCTGGGCACCCGGCAAGCCATATATGCTGCTCGAACGCGTTCATGGGGTCAATCTTGGGCAGCTTGGGCGGCCCCCGGGAGAACTCCCCGACACCTACCGTGAATTGGGACGAGACCTGGCGCGCTGGCACCTCCGCGCGGCACACGAGCATGATGGGCTGGCGCTGCTGCCGCGCGACGAGCAT from Deinococcus aetherius includes:
- a CDS encoding phage holin family protein — protein: MGFLIRLLVNALALYLVTRVYAGVTFAPGAGAGAVILAALVLGIVNALIRPVLLLLSLPVNLLTLGLFTLVVNGVVLWIVAAVTALNVAGLGAAIIGALILTVISWVLDAVVNALGLDGGRD